The genomic stretch TAACTACTGGGTATATTATCATACCAAAAGTTATACCAGTTGCTATAGAGCCTGTAAATGGCATCATGGATAAAGTTATAAATGCTGGTAATCCTTCTGTTGTATCATCCCAATCTATTTCAGTTAATCCTTTTAACATCAATGAACCTACAAAAATTAGTGCAGGTGCAGTTGCTGCACCTGGAATAGAGGCTGCCAACGGAGAGAAGAAAAGCATCAATAACATCAATATTGATGTTACAACTGAAGCTAATCCAGTTCTTGCGCCTTGAGCCATTCCAGCACCACTTTCTATAAAAGTTGTTACTGTAGATGTTCCAAATAATGAACCTACAACAGTACCAGTGGCATCTGCCATATATGCTTTTTTAGCTCTTGGAAGATTTCCATCTTTGTCTGTTAACCCAGCTGAATGTGATAAACCCATCAATGTTCCTGTAGTATCAAAGAAATCAACAAAGAAGAAAGTTAATACAACTATCCAAAAATTTGTGTTTAATAAACTATGCCAATCAAGTTTTAATTTTAAAAAAGTTGGAGAAATATCAGGTATTTTACCAACAACGCCCTTAAATTCAGTAACGCCTGTCATCATTGCAAAAATTGTAGAAACTATTATCCCTATTAATACAGATCCTGGTACTTTTAAAGCATATAAAATTGCTATTACAAATAAACCTATTATAGTTGTTAATGCTTGAGCTGAAGTTATATTTCCTAAAGTGATCAAAGTATCTGGATCACTAACAACTATTCCAGAACTTTTTAAACCAAGAAAGGCTATAAAAAGACCTATACCGGCACCAGTTGCTATTTTTATTGTTTTTGGAATAGCATTTCCTATAAATGTTCTAACCCCTGTTAAGGTTATAATAACAAAAATCAATCCTTCAACAAAAACTGCACCTAAAGCTATTCTCCAATCAATACCCATTTTAAGAACAACAGTGTAAGTAAAATAAGCGTTTAATCCCATACCTGGAGCTAAAGCTATTGGATAATTTGCTATTAATCCCATCATTAAAGTTGCAGTTGCTCCACCTAATATTGTTGCAACCATTAAAGCACCAAAATATTGTTGATATAAATCTGGATTACTTGCGACTTCTGGAATTGCATTTATCAATATTGATGGATTTACAAAAATAATGTATGCCATAGTTAGAAAAGTAGCAATACCACCGTATATTTCTTTTCTAACAGTACTTCCTGCTTTTTTTATTCCGAAAAAGCTTTCCAACTGAATAACCTCCCTTAAAATAAAATGCTCCTTCCTATTATCAGGAAGGAGCATCATTTATATAAAAATATTTTATAAAAACAAAAATCCCTCCTATAGTCAGATAATTTACGGTTATCTGGTAGAAACTTCCGAACCATATCTTCGGAAATATACAGGAAGACGAAAAAGTATTAACTTTTATATCACAATGATTATTTTAACAGAATTTTCAGATTAAGTCTTTAAAAAAATGTAACGGTAAAATAAAAATAATAAAATTTACTTTTTTGAATTTATTGTATAATAATTTATAAAGTATTTAATTAAATTTTAAAATATTTTATTTGAAAAAGAGTTATAATAGTAAGGTATAAATTTGTATAAAAGAGATGGGAGGCATATATGTCAAAATATATAAATATAAAAGGTGCAAGAGAACATAACTTAAAAGATGTTGATGTTAAAATACCAAAAAATAAACTGGTTGTTATAAGTGGCCTTTCTGGTTCTGGAAAATCTACACTTGCTTTAGATACTATATATGCTGAAGGGCAAAGAAGATATCTTGAATCAGTTTCTTCATATGCAAGGCAATTTTTAGGAGATTTAAAAA from Oceanotoga teriensis encodes the following:
- a CDS encoding NCS2 family permease, which codes for MESFFGIKKAGSTVRKEIYGGIATFLTMAYIIFVNPSILINAIPEVASNPDLYQQYFGALMVATILGGATATLMMGLIANYPIALAPGMGLNAYFTYTVVLKMGIDWRIALGAVFVEGLIFVIITLTGVRTFIGNAIPKTIKIATGAGIGLFIAFLGLKSSGIVVSDPDTLITLGNITSAQALTTIIGLFVIAILYALKVPGSVLIGIIVSTIFAMMTGVTEFKGVVGKIPDISPTFLKLKLDWHSLLNTNFWIVVLTFFFVDFFDTTGTLMGLSHSAGLTDKDGNLPRAKKAYMADATGTVVGSLFGTSTVTTFIESGAGMAQGARTGLASVVTSILMLLMLFFSPLAASIPGAATAPALIFVGSLMLKGLTEIDWDDTTEGLPAFITLSMMPFTGSIATGITFGMIIYPVVKLFSGKRKEVHWFSWILAVLFVLYLIYLR